From a region of the Entelurus aequoreus isolate RoL-2023_Sb linkage group LG27, RoL_Eaeq_v1.1, whole genome shotgun sequence genome:
- the LOC133644572 gene encoding sterile alpha motif domain-containing protein 9 isoform X1: MSGSQCELPAQVEKWTTKDVARWLTSEVQVDPTFADKFEKEDVCGEFLLTFEKKEILEMGIKHGPAVKIARYLERLKKKEETCSGSESRMPCLVERWTKEEVYQWLVKNNNQFAEQLLQEDVSGDCLLCFGKKDFKDIGIKTGPAVHILKKLSELKDQMEPNMISDQQKVVVAKTHKKADSKKVIQNARQNISDPRPNSQIKLSKSKQVKDPVQQVALHRSTIQNILEELAKDDFKKFQYFLQDKKNEKNVRIPWGKLENKDTMDTAKLLSDHHGDQALTVTRDVLVEINQYDLASRLENIMVQLGQLKCCSEESELKREFNQGEKLKNLLTCGGNSLESYERFVVVANKSSPEQVQHLQFLTKLQLLCVLDFDPNSNRPHGLCHTYKETRVANLHSPSQYQGPMNSVVSSLNLYDQTSWVFCNGRHDLESDANKELDYTTWLKKSCKDVEQLVAFICNQLLCYGRGLIVFLLLSPVDTDNDPFFETYRSFLKHTEEQSIITICESASSYAKWKELIVEKFHIDIDPISVYELTLSQVNGTVMGLGPFSQSPAKLLPSSDSSSVVLKQKDEDLLTALDILSLNQCENVFEDESGPKFLKFRMQEEEEFYRGGKVKWWNFYFCDKDSKKIFVKRDKYRNVMDMIRSQHKYSRNACVLLNFFHHPGCGASTLAMHILWDLRNDFRCAVLKDTPLPKEEVADQIIHLMKLESGTPSPVLLLMDDLKETDSLYDLVNCIRKAVEDSANVNVDHSLNCKVIILNCVRSHSPKEQYKRDNSTQCQYITASLSAQEKEEFEKKLEELQETHEKPENFYTFMIMKSNFDQKYIKDLARNTLKNFAIDTDDAKLFAFLALLNTYVPESGIALSLCEDFFGVKMARHPEDCVLDTMKIYSNVLIVDRVEECGGYKTLRILHHTIADACLEELEGGYSLMASDITLQMLHYDLFFSKGVVKDRLMASIERMLIRRRRKKDSDDREPFSPLIDKIHQQQGGQTVQEIFVKASSRYSERASIPQALARYLYINERDFPEALKWAEKAKNIAANPYIVDTIGQVYKSNLRSNMDKEKQETSHNPEDLHTNICLAINGIRAFQRAQEQSDRDDNFQVEKPDDESDDFPRKSYNIFGHVGVLEMSFLVFEILAKLPFFEERHPMKKKYLQSFLNGSIPISSVHKDDNQVNNRYAEIIKDHEQFLVHLKPEVKKKFDFLNCYFTYTKGNSEFDKVNNKTVCDHFKKYVNLFCTEPKELKKVKDDNPKLNLELLIEERKKYLEKTQADTFSGILQYLDRSAEEMEKIVNCYLFLQQTVKQKQNIQMKINYILANVVLYLLNPKSKHLQSYQKLCDLLLEALQAVGHHHTCPDPYYLALLMFWPTRSEENSEIRTYVSAIRSSSRKHMSKLFYKRSTVAHLYLGRENGLKRLVSKPSLDKNFLTKMKRDFLAQLWWNGDIFKEKDISSRLVRVGGTIEQGVVFATYSRLKIPVHPARWSGIRSGCSTEKISFYLGFAINGPLAYDIQYEN, encoded by the exons ATGAGCGGGTCCCAGTGTGAGCTACCTGCTCAGGTAGAAAAGTGGACCACAAAGGATGTCGCCCGCTGGCTGACCTCTGAGGTCCAAGTTGATCCAACTTTTGCAGACAAGTTTGAAAAAGAAGATGTGTGTGGAGAATTCCTACTGACCTTTGAGAAAAAAGAAATATTGGAGATGGGAATAAAACATGGCCCTGCAGTCAAAATTGCCAGGTACTTGGAAAGGttgaagaagaaagaagaaacaTGTTCGGGATCTGAGTCCCGAATGCCCTGCCTTGTTGAGCGGTGGACCAAGGAGGAGGTGTACCAGTGGTTGGTGAAGAACAACAACCAATTTGCAGAGCAGCTCCTGCAGGAAGACGTCTCCGGAGATTGCCTGCTTTGCTTTGGGAAGAAGGACTTCAAGGACATCGGCATCAAAACCGGCCCAGCTGTGCATATTCTGAAAAAACTGAGCGAGCTCAAAGACCAAATGGAGCCCAACATGATCTCAGACCAACAGAAAGTGGTCGTGGCTAAAACACACAAGAAAGCTGACTCTAAAAAAGTGATCCAAAATGCAAGACAGAACATTTCAGATCCCAGACCGAACTCACAGATTAAGCTGTCTAAGAGCAAACAAGTCAAG GACCCAGTCCAGCAGGTGGCCCTCCACAGATCGACTATTCAGAACATCTTGGAGGAACTTGCAAAAGATGACTTCAAAAAATTTCAGTACTTTTTGcaagacaaaaaaaatgaaaaaaatgtacgGATTCCTTGGGGCAAACTAGAGAACAAGGACACGATGGACACCGCCAAGTTACTGAGCGACCACCACGGTGACCAGGCTTTAACAGTAACACGAGATGTTCTGGTCGAAATCAATCAATACGATCTTGCTAGCAGACTGGAAAATATCATGG TTCAGTTAGGTCAGCTGAAATGCTGCTCTGAAGAGTCTGAGTTAAAGAGAGAATTCAACCAGGGAGAGAAACTAAAAAATCTGCTGACGTGTGGTGGGAACTCCCTGGAGAGCTATGAGAGATTTGTTGTGGTGGCAAACAAGAGCAGTCCGGAACAAGTCCAGCATCTCCAGTTTCTAACCAAACTCCAACTGTTGTGCGTCTTGGACTTTGACCCAAACTCCAATAGACCTCACGGACTGTGTCACACCTACAAAGAGACACGAGTAGCCAATCTGCACTCCCCATCTCAGTATCAGGGCCCAATGAATTCTGTGGTGAGCAGCCTCAACCTCTACGATCAGACCAGCTGGGTCTTTTGCAACGGCAGACACGACTTGGAAAGTGATGCCAACAAGGAGCTGGACTACACGACGTGGTTGAAGAAATCTTGCAAAGATGTCGAGCAGTTGGTTGCATTTATTTGCAACCAACTTCTTTGTTATGGAAGAGGTCTCATAGTTTTCCTCTTACTGTCGCCTGTGGACACGGACAACGACCCGTTTTTTGAGACCTACAGATCTTTCCTAAAACACACAGAGGAGCAAAGCATCATCACTATTTGTGAGTCAGCCAGTTCCTACGCCAAATGGAAGGAGCTCATTGTTGAAAAGTTTCATATTGACATTGACCCGATCTCCGTCTATGAGCTGACTCTCAGCCAGGTCAACGGGACAGTGATGGGGCTGGGACCGTTTAGCCAGTCGCCTGCAAAGCTGCTACCATCGTCCGACTCCAGCTCCGTTGTCCTGAAGCAGAAAGATGAAGACTTATTGACTGCTTTGGACATTTTGAGTCTGAATCAGTGTGAAAATGTTTTTGAGGACGAAAGCGGTCCAAAGTTTCTAAAATTTCGAATGCAAGAGGAGGAGGAATTCTACCGAGGAGGTAAAGTGAAATGGTGGAACTTTTACTTCTGTGACAAGGATAGTAAGAAGATATTTGTCAAGCGAGACAAGTACCGAAATGTGATGGACATGATTCGCTCTCAGCACAAGTACAGCAGAAACGCTTGCGTGCTGCTGAATTTCTTCCACCATCCAGGCTGTGGCGCTAGCACATTAGCCATGCACATCTTGTGGGACCTTCGCAATGACTTTCGATGTGCGGTGCTAAAAGACACCCCGCTACCTAAGGAGGAAGTAGCCGATCAGATTATACATCTCATGAAGCTGGAAAGTGGAACGCCTTCTCCTGTCTTGCTTTTGATGGACGATCTAAAGGAGACAGATAGTCTTTACGACCTTGTTAACTGCATCCGCAAAGCAGTGGAGGACTCGGCCAATGTGAACGTGGACCACTCACTTAACTGCAAAGTTATCATCCTGAACTGTGTTCGCTCGCACAGCCCAAAAGAACAGTACAAGCGTGACAACTCCACACAATGCCAGTACATCACCGCTTCACTGTCGGCGCAGGAGAAGGAAGAGTTTGAAAAGAAACTTGAAGAACTCCAAGAAACCCATGAAAAGCCAGAAAACTTTTACACCTTCATGATCATGAAGAGCAATTTTGACCAGAAGTACATCAAAGATCTAGCCCGCAATACACTGAAAAACTTTGCCATCGATACAGACGACGCCAAACTCTTCGCCTTTTTGGCCTTGCTGAACACGTACGTCCCGGAATCGGGAATTGCATTGTCGCTTTGTGAAGATTTTTTTGGGGTGAAAATGGCACGCCACCCGGAGGACTGTGTGTTGGACACAATGAAGATCTACTCAAACGTCCTCATTGTTGACAGAGTGGAAGAGTGCGGAGGCTACAAAACGCTTCGGATCCTCCATCATACCATAGCAGACGCCTGCTTGGAAGAGTTGGAGGGGGGCTACTCCTTGATGGCCAGTGATATCACCTTGCAGATGCTTCATTATGATCTGTTTTTCAGCAAAGGCGTGGTCAAGGACAGACTAATGGCGTCCATTGAGCGAATGTTGATTAGAAGACGACGCAAAAAGGACAGTGATGACAGAGAGCCATTTTCTCCCCTCATAGACAAAATCCACCAGCAGCAGGGCGGGCAAACTGTGCAGGAGATATTTGTAAAAGCGTCCTCCAGATATAGTGAAAGAGCGTCTATTCCACAGGCTCTGGCACGGTATCTGTACATCAACGAGCGAGACTTCCCTGAGGCGTTGAAGTGGGCCGAGAAAGCCAAGAACATTGCGGCAAACCCGTACATAGTAGACACGATTGGACAAGTGTACAAAAGTAACCTGAGATCAAATATGGACAAAGAAAAACAAGAAACGTCTCACAATCCAGAGGACTTGCACACCAATATTTGCTTAGCCATCAATGGAATTAGAGCTTTTCAACGCGCCCAAGAGCAATCAGACAGAGATGATAATTTTCAAGTGGAGAAGCCCGATGACGAGTCAGATGACTTCCCCCGAAAATCatacaatatttttggccatgtgGGAGTACTTGAAATGTCTTTTCTTGTCTTTGAGATATTGGCTAAGCTTCCTTTTTTCGAAGAACGTCACCCAATGAAGAAGAAGTACTTGCAGAGTTTCCTGAACGGCTCCATTCCGATAAGTAGCGTTCACAAAGACGATAACCAGGTCAATAACAGATATGCAGAGATCATCAAGGATCACGAGCAGTTCCTGGTCCACCTGAAACCTGAAGTAAAAAAGAAGTTTGACTTCCTCAACTGTTACTTCACCTACACCAAAGGAAACTCAGAGTTTGACAAAGTCAACAACAAGACAGTATGTGACCACTTTAAAAAGTATGTGAATCTTTTCTGCACGGAGCCAAAGGAGCTGAAAAAAGTGAAAGACGACAATCCCAAATTGAACCTTGAATTGTTAATTGAAGAACGCAAAAAGTATCTGGAGAAGACCCAAGCGGACACCTTCTCTGGAATTCTTCAATACTTGGACAGGTCTGCTGAAGAAATGGAGAAAATCGTGAATTGTTACCTTTTTTTGCAACAGAcagtcaaacaaaaacaaaacattcaaatgaaaattaattacattttggcAAATGTGGTTCTTTACCTCCTCAATCCAAAGTCTAAGCATTTGCAGAGCTACCAGAAGCTGTGTGATCTGCTTTTGGAGGCTCTGCAGGCTGTTGGACACCATCACACCTGTCCAGACCCGTACTACCTGGCCCTCCTCATGTTCTGGCCCACGCggtcagaggaaaactcagaaaTCCGAACATACGTCAGTGCCATCCGCTCATCGTCCCGCAAGCACATGTCTAAATTGTTCTACAAGAGAAGCACAGTTGCTCACCTGTACTTGGGAAGAGAGAATGGACTAAAGAGACTCGTGTCAAAACCCAGTCTGGATAAGAATTTCCTTACCAAGATGAAACGTGACTTTCTGGCGCAACTCTGGTGGAACGGAGACATCTTTAAGGAGAAAGACATTAGCAGCCGCCTGGTCCGAGTTGGCGGTACTATTGagcagggagtagtctttgccaccTACAGTAGACTGAAGATTCCTGTGCACCCTGCTCGCTGGAGCGGAATTAGAAGCGGTTGCAGCACAGAGAAGATATCTTTTTATCTGGGATTTGCTATCAATGGGCCGCTGGCGTATGATATTCAGTATGAAAACTAG
- the LOC133644572 gene encoding sterile alpha motif domain-containing protein 9 isoform X2 encodes MFWSKSINTILLADWKISWLGQLKCCSEESELKREFNQGEKLKNLLTCGGNSLESYERFVVVANKSSPEQVQHLQFLTKLQLLCVLDFDPNSNRPHGLCHTYKETRVANLHSPSQYQGPMNSVVSSLNLYDQTSWVFCNGRHDLESDANKELDYTTWLKKSCKDVEQLVAFICNQLLCYGRGLIVFLLLSPVDTDNDPFFETYRSFLKHTEEQSIITICESASSYAKWKELIVEKFHIDIDPISVYELTLSQVNGTVMGLGPFSQSPAKLLPSSDSSSVVLKQKDEDLLTALDILSLNQCENVFEDESGPKFLKFRMQEEEEFYRGGKVKWWNFYFCDKDSKKIFVKRDKYRNVMDMIRSQHKYSRNACVLLNFFHHPGCGASTLAMHILWDLRNDFRCAVLKDTPLPKEEVADQIIHLMKLESGTPSPVLLLMDDLKETDSLYDLVNCIRKAVEDSANVNVDHSLNCKVIILNCVRSHSPKEQYKRDNSTQCQYITASLSAQEKEEFEKKLEELQETHEKPENFYTFMIMKSNFDQKYIKDLARNTLKNFAIDTDDAKLFAFLALLNTYVPESGIALSLCEDFFGVKMARHPEDCVLDTMKIYSNVLIVDRVEECGGYKTLRILHHTIADACLEELEGGYSLMASDITLQMLHYDLFFSKGVVKDRLMASIERMLIRRRRKKDSDDREPFSPLIDKIHQQQGGQTVQEIFVKASSRYSERASIPQALARYLYINERDFPEALKWAEKAKNIAANPYIVDTIGQVYKSNLRSNMDKEKQETSHNPEDLHTNICLAINGIRAFQRAQEQSDRDDNFQVEKPDDESDDFPRKSYNIFGHVGVLEMSFLVFEILAKLPFFEERHPMKKKYLQSFLNGSIPISSVHKDDNQVNNRYAEIIKDHEQFLVHLKPEVKKKFDFLNCYFTYTKGNSEFDKVNNKTVCDHFKKYVNLFCTEPKELKKVKDDNPKLNLELLIEERKKYLEKTQADTFSGILQYLDRSAEEMEKIVNCYLFLQQTVKQKQNIQMKINYILANVVLYLLNPKSKHLQSYQKLCDLLLEALQAVGHHHTCPDPYYLALLMFWPTRSEENSEIRTYVSAIRSSSRKHMSKLFYKRSTVAHLYLGRENGLKRLVSKPSLDKNFLTKMKRDFLAQLWWNGDIFKEKDISSRLVRVGGTIEQGVVFATYSRLKIPVHPARWSGIRSGCSTEKISFYLGFAINGPLAYDIQYEN; translated from the exons ATGTTCTGGTCGAAATCAATCAATACGATCTTGCTAGCAGACTGGAAAATATCATGG TTAGGTCAGCTGAAATGCTGCTCTGAAGAGTCTGAGTTAAAGAGAGAATTCAACCAGGGAGAGAAACTAAAAAATCTGCTGACGTGTGGTGGGAACTCCCTGGAGAGCTATGAGAGATTTGTTGTGGTGGCAAACAAGAGCAGTCCGGAACAAGTCCAGCATCTCCAGTTTCTAACCAAACTCCAACTGTTGTGCGTCTTGGACTTTGACCCAAACTCCAATAGACCTCACGGACTGTGTCACACCTACAAAGAGACACGAGTAGCCAATCTGCACTCCCCATCTCAGTATCAGGGCCCAATGAATTCTGTGGTGAGCAGCCTCAACCTCTACGATCAGACCAGCTGGGTCTTTTGCAACGGCAGACACGACTTGGAAAGTGATGCCAACAAGGAGCTGGACTACACGACGTGGTTGAAGAAATCTTGCAAAGATGTCGAGCAGTTGGTTGCATTTATTTGCAACCAACTTCTTTGTTATGGAAGAGGTCTCATAGTTTTCCTCTTACTGTCGCCTGTGGACACGGACAACGACCCGTTTTTTGAGACCTACAGATCTTTCCTAAAACACACAGAGGAGCAAAGCATCATCACTATTTGTGAGTCAGCCAGTTCCTACGCCAAATGGAAGGAGCTCATTGTTGAAAAGTTTCATATTGACATTGACCCGATCTCCGTCTATGAGCTGACTCTCAGCCAGGTCAACGGGACAGTGATGGGGCTGGGACCGTTTAGCCAGTCGCCTGCAAAGCTGCTACCATCGTCCGACTCCAGCTCCGTTGTCCTGAAGCAGAAAGATGAAGACTTATTGACTGCTTTGGACATTTTGAGTCTGAATCAGTGTGAAAATGTTTTTGAGGACGAAAGCGGTCCAAAGTTTCTAAAATTTCGAATGCAAGAGGAGGAGGAATTCTACCGAGGAGGTAAAGTGAAATGGTGGAACTTTTACTTCTGTGACAAGGATAGTAAGAAGATATTTGTCAAGCGAGACAAGTACCGAAATGTGATGGACATGATTCGCTCTCAGCACAAGTACAGCAGAAACGCTTGCGTGCTGCTGAATTTCTTCCACCATCCAGGCTGTGGCGCTAGCACATTAGCCATGCACATCTTGTGGGACCTTCGCAATGACTTTCGATGTGCGGTGCTAAAAGACACCCCGCTACCTAAGGAGGAAGTAGCCGATCAGATTATACATCTCATGAAGCTGGAAAGTGGAACGCCTTCTCCTGTCTTGCTTTTGATGGACGATCTAAAGGAGACAGATAGTCTTTACGACCTTGTTAACTGCATCCGCAAAGCAGTGGAGGACTCGGCCAATGTGAACGTGGACCACTCACTTAACTGCAAAGTTATCATCCTGAACTGTGTTCGCTCGCACAGCCCAAAAGAACAGTACAAGCGTGACAACTCCACACAATGCCAGTACATCACCGCTTCACTGTCGGCGCAGGAGAAGGAAGAGTTTGAAAAGAAACTTGAAGAACTCCAAGAAACCCATGAAAAGCCAGAAAACTTTTACACCTTCATGATCATGAAGAGCAATTTTGACCAGAAGTACATCAAAGATCTAGCCCGCAATACACTGAAAAACTTTGCCATCGATACAGACGACGCCAAACTCTTCGCCTTTTTGGCCTTGCTGAACACGTACGTCCCGGAATCGGGAATTGCATTGTCGCTTTGTGAAGATTTTTTTGGGGTGAAAATGGCACGCCACCCGGAGGACTGTGTGTTGGACACAATGAAGATCTACTCAAACGTCCTCATTGTTGACAGAGTGGAAGAGTGCGGAGGCTACAAAACGCTTCGGATCCTCCATCATACCATAGCAGACGCCTGCTTGGAAGAGTTGGAGGGGGGCTACTCCTTGATGGCCAGTGATATCACCTTGCAGATGCTTCATTATGATCTGTTTTTCAGCAAAGGCGTGGTCAAGGACAGACTAATGGCGTCCATTGAGCGAATGTTGATTAGAAGACGACGCAAAAAGGACAGTGATGACAGAGAGCCATTTTCTCCCCTCATAGACAAAATCCACCAGCAGCAGGGCGGGCAAACTGTGCAGGAGATATTTGTAAAAGCGTCCTCCAGATATAGTGAAAGAGCGTCTATTCCACAGGCTCTGGCACGGTATCTGTACATCAACGAGCGAGACTTCCCTGAGGCGTTGAAGTGGGCCGAGAAAGCCAAGAACATTGCGGCAAACCCGTACATAGTAGACACGATTGGACAAGTGTACAAAAGTAACCTGAGATCAAATATGGACAAAGAAAAACAAGAAACGTCTCACAATCCAGAGGACTTGCACACCAATATTTGCTTAGCCATCAATGGAATTAGAGCTTTTCAACGCGCCCAAGAGCAATCAGACAGAGATGATAATTTTCAAGTGGAGAAGCCCGATGACGAGTCAGATGACTTCCCCCGAAAATCatacaatatttttggccatgtgGGAGTACTTGAAATGTCTTTTCTTGTCTTTGAGATATTGGCTAAGCTTCCTTTTTTCGAAGAACGTCACCCAATGAAGAAGAAGTACTTGCAGAGTTTCCTGAACGGCTCCATTCCGATAAGTAGCGTTCACAAAGACGATAACCAGGTCAATAACAGATATGCAGAGATCATCAAGGATCACGAGCAGTTCCTGGTCCACCTGAAACCTGAAGTAAAAAAGAAGTTTGACTTCCTCAACTGTTACTTCACCTACACCAAAGGAAACTCAGAGTTTGACAAAGTCAACAACAAGACAGTATGTGACCACTTTAAAAAGTATGTGAATCTTTTCTGCACGGAGCCAAAGGAGCTGAAAAAAGTGAAAGACGACAATCCCAAATTGAACCTTGAATTGTTAATTGAAGAACGCAAAAAGTATCTGGAGAAGACCCAAGCGGACACCTTCTCTGGAATTCTTCAATACTTGGACAGGTCTGCTGAAGAAATGGAGAAAATCGTGAATTGTTACCTTTTTTTGCAACAGAcagtcaaacaaaaacaaaacattcaaatgaaaattaattacattttggcAAATGTGGTTCTTTACCTCCTCAATCCAAAGTCTAAGCATTTGCAGAGCTACCAGAAGCTGTGTGATCTGCTTTTGGAGGCTCTGCAGGCTGTTGGACACCATCACACCTGTCCAGACCCGTACTACCTGGCCCTCCTCATGTTCTGGCCCACGCggtcagaggaaaactcagaaaTCCGAACATACGTCAGTGCCATCCGCTCATCGTCCCGCAAGCACATGTCTAAATTGTTCTACAAGAGAAGCACAGTTGCTCACCTGTACTTGGGAAGAGAGAATGGACTAAAGAGACTCGTGTCAAAACCCAGTCTGGATAAGAATTTCCTTACCAAGATGAAACGTGACTTTCTGGCGCAACTCTGGTGGAACGGAGACATCTTTAAGGAGAAAGACATTAGCAGCCGCCTGGTCCGAGTTGGCGGTACTATTGagcagggagtagtctttgccaccTACAGTAGACTGAAGATTCCTGTGCACCCTGCTCGCTGGAGCGGAATTAGAAGCGGTTGCAGCACAGAGAAGATATCTTTTTATCTGGGATTTGCTATCAATGGGCCGCTGGCGTATGATATTCAGTATGAAAACTAG